One genomic window of Blastopirellula retiformator includes the following:
- a CDS encoding glutamate decarboxylase, with product MGLHEKDDRREELDDDVYASTDLAVSMPKYKFPHIEQNPRHAYSVVHDELMLDGNSRQNLATFCQTWLEPEVHQLMDECLDKNMIDKDEYPQTAEIEARCVHMLADLWNSPSEANTIGCSTTGSSEAAMLGGMAMKNRWKAKRIAAGKSYDKPNMITGPVQVCWHKFARYWDIELREVPMEEGRLLLTPEEVIKRCDENTIGVVPTLGVTFTCQYEPIFEISEALEAFEKKTGLDIPIHVDGASGGFLAPFCAPELVWDFRLPRVKSINASGHKFGLAPLGVGWVIWREQSDLPEDLIFWVNYLGGNMRDLALNFSRPGGQVVCQYYNFLRLGRDGYRKIHSACYDTASYLAEEIEKFGLFDVIYDGDRRSGIPALCWKLKPGLKPGFSLYDLADRLCARGWQVPAYSLPADQTDQVIQRILVRHGVSRDLGALLLVDMKRSIEYFEGHPVSAPLSEEEAGGFHH from the coding sequence ATGGGTTTGCACGAGAAAGACGATCGCCGCGAAGAGTTGGATGACGACGTTTACGCTTCGACCGATCTCGCGGTCAGCATGCCGAAATACAAGTTTCCGCACATCGAACAAAACCCCCGCCACGCCTATTCGGTCGTCCATGACGAGCTGATGCTCGACGGCAATTCGCGGCAGAATCTCGCCACGTTCTGCCAAACCTGGCTCGAGCCGGAAGTCCACCAGCTGATGGACGAGTGTCTCGACAAGAACATGATCGACAAGGACGAGTATCCGCAGACCGCCGAGATCGAGGCCCGCTGCGTTCATATGCTCGCCGACTTATGGAACTCGCCGTCCGAAGCGAACACGATCGGCTGTTCGACCACCGGTTCGAGCGAAGCGGCGATGCTGGGCGGGATGGCGATGAAGAATCGCTGGAAAGCGAAGCGAATCGCGGCCGGAAAAAGCTATGACAAACCGAACATGATCACCGGCCCGGTCCAGGTCTGCTGGCACAAGTTCGCCCGGTATTGGGATATCGAACTGCGGGAAGTGCCGATGGAAGAAGGCCGCTTGCTGCTGACGCCGGAGGAAGTGATCAAACGCTGCGATGAGAACACGATCGGCGTGGTGCCGACGCTGGGCGTGACGTTCACTTGCCAGTACGAGCCGATCTTTGAGATCTCGGAGGCGCTCGAAGCTTTCGAGAAGAAGACCGGGCTCGACATTCCGATCCATGTTGACGGCGCGAGCGGCGGTTTCCTCGCGCCGTTCTGTGCACCGGAGCTGGTGTGGGATTTCCGTCTACCGCGGGTGAAATCGATCAACGCGTCGGGGCATAAGTTCGGCCTGGCGCCGCTGGGCGTTGGCTGGGTCATTTGGCGCGAGCAAAGCGACCTTCCGGAAGACTTGATCTTTTGGGTCAATTACCTCGGCGGCAACATGCGCGACCTGGCGCTCAACTTCTCGCGCCCCGGCGGTCAGGTCGTTTGCCAGTATTACAACTTCCTGCGACTCGGCCGCGACGGCTATCGCAAGATTCACTCGGCCTGTTACGACACGGCGTCGTACCTAGCTGAAGAGATCGAAAAGTTTGGCCTGTTCGACGTCATCTACGACGGCGATCGCCGCAGCGGCATTCCGGCGCTTTGCTGGAAGTTGAAGCCCGGCCTCAAGCCAGGTTTCAGTCTGTACGACTTGGCCGATCGTCTCTGCGCTCGCGGTTGGCAAGTTCCGGCTTACTCGCTGCCGGCCGATCAAACCGATCAGGTGATCCAGCGGATCTTGGTACGTCACGGGGTAAGCCGCGATCTAGGTGCGCTGCTGCTGGTAGATATGAAGCGGTCGATCGAGTACTTTGAAGGGCACCCGGTCAGTGCGCCGCTGAGTGAAGAAGAAGCGGGCGGGTTTCATCACTAA
- a CDS encoding GNAT family N-acetyltransferase, which produces MTTTPSPWITRVAGRPDRAACAKIFYASRRSAFHWMPNDKIRFDDFDKATAGEPIWVAERSRRIVGFVSWWPPENFIHNLFVAPDYQRMGVGKALLNACLGQIGRPAQLKCSTSNKNALAFYQELGWRCDEQSTSPDGPYWLMTLDGETAEATP; this is translated from the coding sequence ATGACCACCACCCCTTCACCCTGGATCACGCGAGTCGCCGGGCGCCCGGATCGGGCGGCTTGTGCGAAGATCTTTTACGCTTCGCGGCGGTCGGCGTTTCATTGGATGCCGAACGATAAGATCCGCTTTGACGACTTTGACAAAGCGACCGCCGGCGAGCCGATTTGGGTGGCCGAGCGTAGTCGGCGGATCGTGGGGTTCGTCTCGTGGTGGCCGCCCGAGAACTTCATCCACAATCTGTTTGTGGCGCCGGATTACCAACGGATGGGCGTTGGCAAGGCCTTGCTCAACGCCTGTTTGGGTCAAATCGGCCGACCAGCGCAGCTGAAGTGCTCAACCTCGAACAAGAACGCCCTCGCCTTCTATCAGGAACTTGGCTGGCGCTGCGACGAGCAATCGACCAGCCCAGACGGTCCCTATTGGTTGATGACGCTCGATGGCGAGACGGCGGAAGCTACGCCGTAA
- a CDS encoding DUF11 domain-containing protein yields MKNLYLRFTAIGGVASLGVAAIVQSVLSTAHTAAEPVVDAAGENVAALVESSTAAAADQAGRYVPSIVRANNENDDPSGDSTPTPPPPASHRFSIGDSAPTPATSTPKPSTGSSRFLGDTGAAAPTQPAPVTIGDTPKPPVSRFSLGDSSPTPKPSTGSRFQLGDSTPTPAAAPAATSTPAPSRFATTPPSTTPPTTTPPTTTPPASGTPATTPMSAALSRDPETPAAAAAIESNPAPSVASNPRYAAPPIGGAAESAAPAASTPSSRFQYSSSGSGSPATVSSTPPAAGSMPRETSPATDRYPAPASIGGVAPATPDRYPTPRAMPSYGSLGDSGSSRLGGPVPETGIGKPGDAKHEGLQQPSITIEKQAPVEIQVGKAATFAVVIKNVGQATAHDVVIRDSVPAGTALVSTTPVAESNASGELLWKIGQIAPGEEKRLTMELMPQAEGDVGSVATVSFAAHATVRSRVTKPELTIEQTAAPTVLIGDNLLLAITVSNPGTGPATGVVLEEVVPANFTHPAGSELEFEIGTLKPGETRSLELVLNASKAGQTQNVLGIRGDGNLQTQTELNVEVIAPELEVSMVGPKLRYLDRPAKYQVSISNPGTAPAQDIDLITYLPKGMKFVDANNAGQYDANQHAIYWNLQELPPSQSGTVELTALPVEPGDQKIRVEGSARMGLAAQNETLVQVEGIAALFFEVADQADPIELGKDTTYDVRVVNQGSKTATNVRVAAILPPGMQGVEAAGAAKGLVSGNEIVFEPLARLLPKGEETFRIKVKGVQAGDQRIKVQVSSDEIPQPITKEESTRVYSDR; encoded by the coding sequence ATGAAGAATCTCTACCTCCGCTTTACCGCTATTGGCGGCGTCGCCTCTTTGGGCGTCGCTGCGATCGTACAATCGGTTTTGTCGACGGCTCACACCGCTGCTGAGCCTGTAGTCGACGCCGCAGGAGAGAATGTAGCGGCCCTGGTCGAGTCTTCGACCGCCGCCGCCGCTGATCAGGCGGGTCGCTACGTCCCGTCGATCGTCCGCGCCAACAACGAAAATGACGACCCCAGCGGCGATTCGACGCCGACTCCACCGCCGCCGGCTTCGCACCGCTTCTCGATCGGCGACAGCGCTCCTACTCCGGCCACTTCGACGCCCAAACCGTCGACCGGCTCCAGCCGCTTTCTCGGTGATACCGGCGCCGCCGCCCCGACGCAGCCTGCCCCGGTCACCATCGGCGATACGCCGAAACCGCCGGTCAGCCGTTTTAGCCTAGGCGACAGCTCGCCGACGCCCAAGCCGTCGACCGGTTCGCGTTTCCAACTTGGCGATTCAACGCCAACCCCAGCAGCTGCGCCTGCAGCGACTTCGACGCCGGCGCCTTCTCGATTCGCGACGACTCCGCCGTCGACCACACCGCCTACGACGACACCCCCGACAACGACGCCTCCGGCCAGCGGAACTCCGGCCACTACGCCAATGTCGGCCGCGCTGTCGCGAGATCCCGAAACCCCGGCCGCCGCTGCCGCGATCGAATCGAACCCGGCGCCGAGCGTCGCCTCGAATCCGCGTTACGCCGCTCCGCCGATTGGCGGCGCCGCCGAATCGGCCGCACCGGCCGCTTCGACGCCTAGCAGCCGTTTCCAGTACAGCAGCTCCGGTAGCGGCAGCCCGGCGACCGTCAGTTCGACGCCGCCTGCCGCTGGCTCGATGCCGCGCGAAACCTCCCCGGCGACCGATCGCTACCCAGCTCCGGCTTCGATCGGCGGCGTCGCCCCGGCCACGCCTGACCGCTATCCGACGCCTCGCGCGATGCCCAGCTACGGCAGCCTGGGGGACAGCGGCAGCAGCCGACTCGGCGGTCCTGTCCCAGAAACCGGCATCGGCAAGCCTGGCGACGCCAAGCACGAAGGCCTCCAGCAACCGTCGATCACGATCGAAAAACAAGCTCCCGTCGAAATCCAAGTCGGCAAAGCGGCTACCTTCGCCGTGGTCATCAAGAACGTCGGCCAGGCAACCGCCCATGACGTGGTGATTCGCGATTCGGTTCCGGCCGGCACGGCGCTGGTCAGCACTACCCCGGTCGCCGAGTCGAACGCCAGCGGCGAACTGCTGTGGAAGATCGGCCAGATCGCCCCCGGCGAAGAAAAACGTTTAACGATGGAACTAATGCCCCAGGCCGAGGGTGACGTCGGCAGCGTGGCGACTGTTTCGTTCGCCGCCCATGCGACTGTCCGCTCGCGAGTCACCAAGCCCGAGCTGACCATCGAACAAACCGCGGCGCCGACCGTCTTGATCGGCGACAACTTGCTGCTGGCGATCACCGTCAGTAACCCCGGCACCGGTCCGGCGACCGGCGTGGTGCTGGAAGAAGTGGTCCCGGCCAACTTCACTCACCCGGCCGGCAGCGAACTCGAATTTGAAATCGGCACCCTCAAGCCGGGCGAGACCCGCAGTCTTGAGCTGGTCCTGAATGCCTCCAAAGCGGGCCAAACGCAAAACGTGCTCGGCATCCGCGGCGACGGCAATCTGCAAACGCAGACCGAACTGAACGTCGAAGTGATCGCCCCGGAACTTGAAGTTTCGATGGTTGGTCCGAAGCTCCGCTATCTTGATCGCCCAGCCAAGTACCAGGTTTCGATCAGCAACCCCGGCACCGCTCCGGCGCAAGACATCGACCTGATCACCTACTTGCCGAAGGGGATGAAGTTTGTCGACGCCAATAACGCCGGCCAGTATGACGCCAACCAACATGCGATCTACTGGAACCTGCAAGAGTTGCCCCCGTCGCAAAGCGGCACGGTCGAACTGACCGCGCTGCCGGTCGAACCAGGCGACCAGAAGATCCGGGTCGAAGGCTCAGCTCGCATGGGCCTGGCCGCACAGAACGAAACGCTGGTTCAGGTCGAAGGCATCGCCGCCCTCTTCTTTGAAGTGGCCGACCAGGCCGATCCGATCGAACTGGGCAAAGACACCACCTACGACGTCCGCGTCGTCAACCAAGGCTCCAAGACCGCCACCAACGTCCGCGTCGCCGCGATCTTGCCGCCAGGCATGCAAGGGGTCGAAGCAGCCGGCGCCGCCAAGGGTTTGGTTAGCGGCAACGAGATCGTCTTCGAGCCGCTCGCTCGCCTACTGCCGAAGGGAGAAGAAACCTTCCGCATCAAGGTGAAGGGGGTTCAAGCCGGCGACCAACGGATCAAGGTCCAAGTCTCCAGCGACGAGATCCCGCAACCGATCACCAAAGAAGAAAGCACCCGGGTTTATTCCGACCGGTAA